In Leptospira perdikensis, the genomic window AACCATACAGACTCCAAATGGCTCTTTCCTCCTTTGCCTTACTTTTTACGGCAGGGGTAACTCTTGGCCTCGGCCAGGGTTTGCGCCATTTGATTGATGCTGGATTTACTGCTAGATCCAAACAAGAATTAGGTTACTCGCTTGCTTTTATTATTTTAGTGGGAATCTTTCTCGCGATCGGAACCTACATTCGTCATTACGCCGTATCTTGGATTGGAGAAAGGGTTGCTTCTGACATCCGAAAAGATGTGTTCAAACATATCATTTTCATCCATCCAAGTTTTTTTGAAACTAATTCGCCTGGTGAAATCCAATCACGAATCACAACCGACACTACACTCATCCAAACGGTGATCGGATCTTCCGCATCCATTGCACTTCGGAATGTTTTGATGTTTGTAGGCGGGATCATTTTTCTTTTTATCACAAATGCAAAACTTACAATGATTGTTCTCCTGAGTGTTCCCTTCATCGTGTTTCCCATTTTGTTCTATGGAAAAAAAGTTAGAAATTTATCTCGCACCACTCAGGACAAAATTGCAGGCATTGGAACCTATGTCAGTGAATCCCTTCTCAATATAAAAATCCTTCAGTCCTTCCACCACCAAGAGGAAGATATTGAAAAATTTTCACACACAGTGGAAGCAGCATTTGATGTAGCAGTGGCTCGCATTAAACAAAGATCGCTCCTTATCGGTGCTGTCATTTTATTCATCCTAACTGGAATCAGTGTGATGCTTTGGATCGGTGGGACAGATGTACTGGAAGGAAAAATTACCGGCGGGGAACTCATCGCATTTTCCTTTTATGCGATTATGGTTGCCAATAGTGTCGGTGCAGTTTCTGAAGTTCTCGGTGATTTACAAAGGGCCGCCGGTGCCACAGAACGATTGATGGAACTTCTACTATCAGAATCAGAAATTAAAGATTCACAATTTCCAAAATCAATCTTCGAGGTTTTACATCCAAACGAAGGAAATGGAAATTTGAATGGAGTCTCTTCTCAACAAAAAGGATTAAAAATCAATTTAGAACATTTAGAGTTTTCTTATCCATCAAGACCGGAACAGAAAGCCATTCGAGAAATTAATTTAGAAATTCCTGCGAACAAAACCACTGCACTTGTTGGTCCATCAGGCGGTGGAAAAAGTACACTCTTTGAACTCATCCTCAGATTCTACGATCCTACTGCCGGAAAGATTCTCATCGAAGGTGTAGACCTGAAAGATTTAGCTTTAAAAGATTTACGTTCCCTCATCGGATTTGTTCCGCAACAGCCCATTCTCTTTAGTGGAACATTACGAGAGAACATTGCTTATGGAAAACCAAATGCAAGTTTTGAAGAAATAGAAAAGGCCGCAACCAGTGCCTATGTCACAGAATTTTTAAACCAACTTCCTGATGGATACGAAACTAATCTAGGACATTTGGGAACAAGACTTTCCGGCGGACAAAAACAAAGGATTGCCATAGCAAGGGCCATACTTCGTAACCCAAGGATTCTTTTGTTGGACGAAGCAACATCCGCTCTTGATTCCGAATCGGAACAAATGATCCAACGTGCTTTGGATTTTTTAGTGAAGGAAAGAACAACGATTATGATTGCTCATCGACTTTCCACAGTTGTGAAATCAGATCAGATTGTTGTGATTAAGGAAGGGGAGATTGAGTCCGTCGGAACCCATGACGAACTCATTCGAAAAAGTGAATTGTATGAACGATTGGCGAAATTACAATTTCACACCGAGTTGCTCTAAAATTCTTTCCATGTCATTTAGGTTGGCGTAAGAAAA contains:
- a CDS encoding ABC transporter transmembrane domain-containing protein, which produces MQTPDRPKSKNLRVLSKTFSYLKPYRLQMALSSFALLFTAGVTLGLGQGLRHLIDAGFTARSKQELGYSLAFIILVGIFLAIGTYIRHYAVSWIGERVASDIRKDVFKHIIFIHPSFFETNSPGEIQSRITTDTTLIQTVIGSSASIALRNVLMFVGGIIFLFITNAKLTMIVLLSVPFIVFPILFYGKKVRNLSRTTQDKIAGIGTYVSESLLNIKILQSFHHQEEDIEKFSHTVEAAFDVAVARIKQRSLLIGAVILFILTGISVMLWIGGTDVLEGKITGGELIAFSFYAIMVANSVGAVSEVLGDLQRAAGATERLMELLLSESEIKDSQFPKSIFEVLHPNEGNGNLNGVSSQQKGLKINLEHLEFSYPSRPEQKAIREINLEIPANKTTALVGPSGGGKSTLFELILRFYDPTAGKILIEGVDLKDLALKDLRSLIGFVPQQPILFSGTLRENIAYGKPNASFEEIEKAATSAYVTEFLNQLPDGYETNLGHLGTRLSGGQKQRIAIARAILRNPRILLLDEATSALDSESEQMIQRALDFLVKERTTIMIAHRLSTVVKSDQIVVIKEGEIESVGTHDELIRKSELYERLAKLQFHTELL